In one window of Chitinispirillales bacterium DNA:
- a CDS encoding glycosyltransferase: MILSAIILSSVYLVLCFYLSCGLKNAEKKTPVKNTDKNVSVVVCARNEEKNIAELLDCLLNQTYHRNKTQIIVVNDRSTDKTFDIALSYKDKFENFLPINVEETQNKISPKKFAFQEGMRRVNGEIVVQTDADSFVPPDWIETIIAPFFDESVALVQGIVKYRFEKPVSFFLEKYQTLDFLSHGIVAAAGIGKNIPLNANANNFAFRREAYENSGGYGNLINAAGGDDGLLMQKIWQSGKKICFNADCVVETRPEYSWKDLLNQRKKWASETRFYLPKQSAVLSLIFIFYCFTLLSLLSLPVIFMPVRNYFIVFSLFVVKILGESLFMYKGLLIFGEKKLFFHIIWVSPINLFLTVYSVLSGIFGKFNWKGGEFASKIKLPL; encoded by the coding sequence TTGATTCTCAGCGCTATAATTCTTTCTTCCGTTTACCTTGTACTGTGTTTTTATCTGTCGTGCGGACTAAAAAACGCCGAAAAGAAAACGCCGGTTAAAAATACGGATAAAAATGTAAGCGTAGTCGTTTGCGCAAGAAACGAAGAGAAAAATATCGCCGAACTTTTGGATTGTCTGCTTAATCAAACTTATCATAGAAATAAAACCCAAATTATCGTCGTAAACGACCGTTCAACCGACAAAACCTTTGACATCGCGCTTTCGTATAAAGATAAATTTGAAAATTTTCTGCCGATAAACGTCGAAGAAACGCAAAACAAAATTTCACCCAAGAAATTCGCTTTTCAAGAGGGAATGCGCCGCGTCAACGGCGAAATCGTAGTCCAAACAGACGCCGATTCGTTTGTCCCGCCGGACTGGATCGAAACTATTATTGCGCCGTTCTTCGACGAATCCGTCGCGCTCGTTCAAGGAATAGTAAAATATCGTTTTGAAAAACCGGTTTCATTTTTTTTAGAAAAGTATCAAACGCTTGATTTTCTTTCACACGGAATCGTCGCCGCAGCCGGAATAGGTAAAAATATTCCGCTAAACGCCAACGCGAACAATTTCGCTTTTCGCAGGGAAGCGTACGAAAATTCCGGCGGATACGGAAACTTAATCAACGCGGCGGGCGGCGACGACGGGCTTTTGATGCAAAAAATTTGGCAAAGCGGCAAGAAAATATGTTTTAACGCGGATTGCGTCGTAGAAACCCGTCCCGAGTATTCTTGGAAAGATTTACTGAACCAGAGAAAAAAATGGGCTTCGGAAACGCGGTTTTATCTACCGAAACAAAGCGCAGTTTTGTCCTTGATTTTCATATTTTATTGCTTTACGCTGCTGTCGCTTCTTTCTCTTCCCGTAATTTTTATGCCGGTGCGAAACTATTTTATCGTTTTTTCTCTCTTTGTCGTAAAAATACTCGGAGAATCGCTTTTCATGTACAAAGGATTATTGATTTTCGGAGAAAAGAAACTGTTTTTTCATATAATCTGGGTTTCGCCGATAAACTTATTTCTAACGGTATATTCGGTTCTTTCGGGAATTTTCGGAAAATTCAACTGGAAAGGCGGCGAATTCGCTTCAAAAATAAAACTCCCTCTATAA
- a CDS encoding 1-acyl-sn-glycerol-3-phosphate acyltransferase, whose amino-acid sequence MFNKVICFLSFWVFMLYCLIMLVPYVLTFIPFLSGKRQHLVYFMQWFWSRYCIFITGAKLKISGEENIPKDNIYCVVSNHQGMLDIPILMSIFPWTLGFIAKKELIFFPILNFWMMAVGCIFLDRKRTKAAISVFKKGVELLQSAHPIAIFPEGTRSKGKAVAEFKSGALKLAQKAQAPIIPVSIDGSAILEEINLSKEVFVTIHPKIEPAEISDLDTASIAQKIRKIIVSAMRQN is encoded by the coding sequence ATGTTTAACAAAGTTATATGTTTCTTATCGTTTTGGGTTTTTATGTTATACTGTCTTATTATGCTTGTCCCGTACGTTTTGACGTTTATTCCTTTTTTGAGCGGAAAACGGCAACATTTGGTATATTTTATGCAATGGTTTTGGTCGCGCTACTGTATTTTCATAACGGGCGCAAAACTCAAAATCAGCGGAGAAGAAAACATCCCTAAAGACAATATTTACTGCGTCGTGTCCAATCATCAAGGAATGTTAGACATTCCGATACTGATGTCGATATTTCCTTGGACGCTGGGATTTATCGCAAAAAAAGAACTGATTTTTTTTCCGATATTGAACTTCTGGATGATGGCTGTCGGATGTATATTCTTGGATAGAAAACGAACAAAAGCCGCTATTTCCGTGTTCAAAAAAGGCGTAGAACTGCTCCAAAGCGCACATCCTATAGCAATTTTTCCGGAAGGGACGCGAAGCAAAGGGAAAGCGGTCGCCGAATTTAAATCCGGCGCGCTAAAATTGGCGCAGAAAGCGCAAGCGCCGATAATACCCGTTTCAATCGACGGCAGCGCTATTCTTGAAGAGATAAATTTATCAAAAGAAGTGTTTGTAACGATCCATCCAAAAATCGAACCTGCCGAAATTTCCGATTTGGATACGGCGTCAATCGCTCAAAAAATTCGCAAAATAATCGTTTCCGCGATGAGGCAAAATTGA
- the tig gene encoding trigger factor produces MNTKVESVGEWKKSILIEISKEEVQKEFNKALNDVKKNIDIQGFRKGKVPEKIIISRYGESLIMQAAEKLFSESFYKACEDNKINPAGDPVFDNTNVNIKEISDISFKATVEIDPEIKIENYKKLGVKVNEVKVNDGEVDAVIESVKSQRAELNETKEPVKKGDIVSLKYENVMIDGEKTDKLPAPLNIEVGNAPLAELNTELTGLKAGDKKDISFVFSENYPIADYSNKPGSASVEIVQVRAKTLLPLDEEFFAQIGVAAKNEEELKVIIKDNLLNKKKNEEKEAACERAIDKLLSANKFFVPDGRVKYYIENLRKNESPYYDAKNPQPSLEEYLETRKDEAIKNIRRYRILDYIVREEKIKVGSQEVDAYIENIAKTYNYPFDKFKESLRKSGETLHIREELKITKTLDCLIGETKWEDAASDA; encoded by the coding sequence ATGAATACAAAAGTGGAATCTGTCGGCGAGTGGAAAAAATCGATTTTGATTGAAATCTCAAAAGAAGAAGTTCAAAAAGAATTTAACAAAGCGTTGAACGATGTAAAAAAGAATATTGACATTCAAGGATTTAGAAAAGGTAAGGTTCCGGAAAAAATTATAATTTCAAGATACGGTGAAAGTTTGATTATGCAAGCGGCGGAAAAATTGTTTTCGGAAAGTTTCTATAAAGCCTGCGAAGATAACAAAATAAATCCTGCCGGAGATCCGGTTTTTGATAATACGAACGTTAATATAAAAGAAATATCGGATATTTCCTTTAAGGCGACAGTTGAAATCGATCCGGAAATCAAAATTGAGAATTACAAGAAATTAGGCGTTAAAGTCAATGAAGTAAAAGTAAACGATGGCGAGGTGGACGCCGTAATTGAATCGGTTAAGAGTCAGAGAGCGGAATTAAACGAAACGAAAGAGCCGGTGAAAAAAGGCGATATCGTGTCGCTTAAATACGAAAACGTAATGATTGACGGCGAAAAAACCGATAAACTTCCCGCTCCTCTGAATATTGAAGTCGGAAACGCTCCGCTTGCGGAATTGAATACGGAATTGACAGGCTTAAAAGCGGGCGATAAGAAGGATATTTCGTTTGTTTTCTCCGAAAATTATCCGATTGCCGATTATTCAAACAAGCCGGGTTCTGCAAGCGTAGAAATTGTGCAGGTGAGAGCCAAGACGCTTTTGCCGCTCGACGAAGAATTTTTTGCGCAGATCGGCGTCGCCGCAAAAAACGAAGAAGAATTAAAAGTTATAATCAAAGATAATCTTTTAAATAAAAAGAAAAACGAAGAGAAAGAAGCGGCTTGCGAAAGAGCGATAGATAAACTGCTTTCCGCAAACAAGTTTTTTGTTCCGGACGGACGGGTAAAGTATTATATAGAAAATCTTCGTAAGAACGAAAGCCCGTATTACGACGCCAAAAACCCGCAGCCGTCGCTTGAAGAATATCTCGAAACAAGAAAAGACGAGGCGATTAAGAATATCCGCAGATACCGTATTTTGGATTACATCGTTCGAGAAGAAAAAATCAAGGTCGGTTCACAGGAAGTTGACGCTTACATTGAAAATATCGCAAAGACGTATAATTATCCTTTCGACAAGTTTAAGGAGTCGTTGCGCAAAAGCGGAGAAACGCTGCATATACGCGAGGAATTGAAAATAACCAAAACGCTTGATTGTTTAATCGGCGAAACAAAATGGGAAGACGCGGCCTCCGATGCGTAA
- the dapF gene encoding diaminopimelate epimerase, protein MRNFAHSIPFAKYHGLGNDYIVVQKEFGALNCDEIVRICDVHFGIGCDGILVDESRDGGFAVKILNPDGSQAEKSGNGLRIFSRYLFDNGLVKLGERFEITTLGGLVNAAVIDKNSVKVEMGKVLFETMNEKIAVLDREFIFCGVNIGNPHCVIVLDEISPQIAKKYGALIETDKRFINRTNVQFMKIVDKNNVQIEIWERGAGYTLASGSSGAAAAAVAYKSGLCENEIYVAMPGGKLSVSFDAYFNATIQGGVQKIAAGEIADECFE, encoded by the coding sequence ATGCGTAATTTTGCGCATAGTATTCCTTTTGCGAAATATCACGGGCTTGGAAACGATTATATAGTCGTCCAAAAAGAATTCGGCGCGTTGAACTGCGACGAAATAGTTCGTATTTGCGACGTACATTTCGGTATCGGCTGCGACGGAATTTTGGTCGATGAATCGCGGGACGGCGGGTTTGCCGTGAAAATTTTGAATCCGGACGGAAGTCAAGCCGAGAAAAGCGGAAACGGTTTGCGTATATTTTCCCGTTATTTGTTTGATAACGGCTTAGTGAAATTAGGCGAACGATTTGAAATAACCACTTTAGGCGGACTTGTTAACGCCGCTGTTATCGACAAAAATTCCGTAAAAGTCGAAATGGGTAAAGTTTTGTTTGAGACGATGAACGAAAAAATCGCCGTTTTGGACAGAGAATTTATTTTTTGCGGCGTAAATATAGGAAATCCGCACTGCGTTATAGTTCTTGACGAAATTTCTCCGCAAATCGCAAAAAAATACGGTGCGTTAATAGAGACGGACAAAAGATTTATCAACCGCACAAATGTTCAATTTATGAAAATCGTCGATAAAAATAACGTTCAAATAGAAATTTGGGAGCGCGGCGCGGGCTATACGCTTGCTTCGGGAAGCAGCGGCGCGGCGGCGGCGGCTGTCGCTTACAAATCCGGCTTGTGTGAAAACGAGATATACGTCGCTATGCCCGGCGGGAAATTATCGGTTTCGTTTGACGCTTATTTTAACGCAACTATTCAAGGCGGCGTACAAAAAATCGCTGCGGGCGAAATCGCCGACGAATGTTTTGAGTGA